Genomic window (Synechococcus sp. LA31):
TTGGCTCGGAGCTCATTGGCCAGTCGCTGCATGCCAGTCGCCTGCAGCGCCGCTTCGATGTGGATGTGCTCGAGCTGCATCGGGGCAGCGAACGCTTTCTGCCCCCTCTGGCCGATCGCACTCTGGCACTGTCTGATCGCTTGCTGCTGCGTTGCAGCCGTGAAGATCTGCTCCGCCTCCAGCAGGATCACACGGTGGTGTTGGCCCCCACCTCTGAGGAGCCCATCGGCCCCGACAGGCAGAACAACCAACGCATGGTGGAGGTGCTGTTGCCCGCCGGCTCCACCCTGGCGGGCGATTGCCTGCGGGATCTTCGCTTTCGCCAGCGCTACAACCTCACGGTGCTCGCTCTCCGCCGCGGCAATGCGGTGTTGCGGGAGCGCCTGGGCCGTGCCCAATTGCGCGAGGGCGATGTGCTGTTGCTGCAAGGCCCCAAAGATGCGATTCGTGGCCTGCAGGCCAATAACGACCTGGTGGTGCTCGAGCAGCTGGAGAAAGACTTGCCCACCGTGAGCCGCAAGCGGGTGGCGCTGCTGATCGGAGGCTTGGTCATCCTGCTGCCCAGCTTCAATCTGATCCCTCTGGTGGCCTCGGTGCTGCTGGGCACCGTGGCGATGGTGGCCAGCGGCTGCCTCCGGCCCGGTGAGCTGCAGCGCGCGATTCGCCTCGATGTGATCCTGTTGCTCGGTTCGCTGGCCTGCTTCAGCCAGGCCCTGGAGAAAACGGGCCTGGCCGCCAGCCTGGCCCAGGGGCTGCTGCTGGGGCTGCAGAACTGGCCGATCTATGCCGCCCTGCTGGTGGTGTTTCTGTTCACCACTTTGCTCACCGAGGTGATGAGCAACGCCGCCACCGTGGCGATGTTGATTCCGATCGCTGGCCAGCTGGCCCAGGGGCTCGATCAGCCGCCCATGGCCTTCATCTATGCCGTGCTCTTTGGCGCCAGCCAGAGCTTTCTCAGCCCTGTGGGTTACCAAACCAACCTGATGGTGTTCGGCCCCGGCCGCTACCGCTTTCTCGACATCCCCCGCTACGGCTTTCCCCTCACGATCACGATGACCGTGGTCGTGCCCTTCCTGATTTGCCGTTGGTTCGGTCTTTAAACCTTCAGCCTCTGGGGGCCATCGATCAAGATGGGTCTCCCGTGTTGCGCTCAGCCGCTTTGCCGCCCGTTCACCGGCATAAGAGCCTGCTCCGCTTGCTGCGGCAGCGCATGCTCTGGCTCTGGCATCACGAAGGCAGCCACGGCCAGCGGGCCCGCGGCCTTGCCGCTGGTGTGTTCATGGGCTGCTTTCCCTTCTTCGGCCTTCAGATTTTGTTGGGGGTTGCCCTGGCCAGCTTGGTGCGCGGCAATCACATCCTGGCTGCGGCGGGCACCTGGATCAGCAATCCACTCACCTATGTGCCCCTCTATTGGTTCAACTACCAGCTGGGCTGCGCACTGCTCGGTCCAGGCCCGGTGATGCCCTCCCTGCAGCAGCTGCGCCAGGTTCCCGTTTGGGAGTTGGGGCTGGCTATGGGGGGGCGGTTGATGCTCGGCTCAGCGGTGGTGGGTCTGGTGAGTGCGGCGCTGCTGGGCGGCGGCTACTGGCTTCTGCTGGAGCACCGCCAAGGGCGCGCTCACAGCTGAGCTTCGCTGGGCAAGCGCTTCCATCCTGCGAGGACACCCAGGATGTCGGCGGCGCTCACCAGCCCCACAAACGCGCCGAATTCATCCACCACCACCCTGACGGAGCTGCGATCCCCCCGGCGGAATGTGGTGAGCAGCCGATCGGCTCGGATCATCTCTGGCACGTATTGCGGTGGGTCACACAGCTCGCACACCAGCCGCTGGCTGCCGCCTTTGAGCAATTCGCACAGCGCTTCCTCGCGGCTCTGCACCCCGAGCACTTCATCCACCTCCTCGCCGAGCACCACCCACCAGGCATCTTCCGGAGCCTGCACAATTTCCTCGCGCATCGATTCCAGGCTGGCGGTGCCAGGCAGCGAGGGCGTGGCCACGCGCGACACCATCAGATCGCGGGCCGTGAGGTCGTTGAGAGCGAACACTTTGCCGATCATCGCGGCCTCATCGGCTTCGATCTGGCCCTGCTGGGAGCCCAGCCGCGCCATCAGATGAATCTCGCGCTCGTTGGTGGTGAGATCGGCCTCAGCGGTGATGGCCGGCATCAGTTTTTCCAGCAACAGCAGCAACGGCAAGCTGAGCCGTTCCATCAGCAGCAGCACCCGCGAGGCGGTGAGGGCAATCGGCATGGCGAAGCTGTTGCCGATTGCCTTGGGCAGGATTTCGGCCAGCAGAATCACGGCCACGGTGAAGCCGATGTTGAACAGCAGCAGCCCGGCCTTGCCGCCTGGAAGTTGCTCGAAGGTGTGATCGGCCTGGCTGCCCAGCAGCATCGAGCCGGAGATATTGAAGAGGTTGTTGATCACCACCAGCAGTGCCAAGGCGCGGCCGGGGCGGGCTTTGATCCGCTCCAGGGCGCGGGAGCCCGGCACCCTCTGCTGCACCAGGGTGTGCACCTGGATCGGATTCACCGTGAGCATCGCCGCCTCGGTGCTGGAGGCCAGAGCCGAGCCCACCAGGATCAGCGCTGCCATGGCGAGCAGCACAACGATCGGATTCATGGGCTGGGATGGGATGCGGGTTGGACCGGACCTTACCTACGGTTTGCGGGATGAACTCGTCTCCGAGCAATCCCGTTCAGACGGTGCAGCGCTGGCGCCACCAGCTCACGGTGCCGCAGTTCACTGTGGTGACCGGCTTGCTGGTGATCGTGGTGGGCACCTTTGTGATGGCCTCACCGCTTTGCTCTAGAGAGAGTGTTGGCCTTTGGCAGGCCCTGTTTACGGTCACCTCGGCGATCACGGTGACCGGGCTCTCAGTGATTTCGGTGGGCAGCGACCTCACCCCCTTTGGCCAGGTGGTCCTTGCCGCGTTGATCGTGACCGGTGGCTTGGGCCTGATGGCGATCACCACATTTCTGCAGGGCTTTGTGCAGGGCCGCAGTGGTTTGCGGCATCGCCTCGATAAAGGGCGTGCCCTCGATGAGTTTGGCGTAGGGGGAATCGGCCCCACCTTCAACAGCATCCTGATCACCGCCACCTGTGTGATGGGCCTAGGGGCCGTGGCGCTCTACGCCTTCGGCTTCAACGACATCGAACAACCCAGCCAGCGGCTTTGGGCGTCTGTATTTCACGCCATCAGCGCTTACAACAACGCCGGTTTCAGCCTGTGGGACAACAGCCTCACCGACTACCGCGACAACGCGGTGGTGAATGGCGTGATCGCCTCGATGATCGTGATCGGCGGCATTGGCTGGCGGGTGATCAACGATCTCTGGGCGAATCGTCTGCATCTACGCAAGCTGCGCCGACTCAGCCTGCACACGCGGTTGGTGATGCGCAGCACGGTGTTTTTAATCGCTGGTGGCGCGGTCGGATTGATGATCACAGAACACTTCGGCTATCGCGCTTCCTTGATGGGGCAGATGGGCTTGTGGCAGAAGCTGCAGATCACGGTGTTTCAGTCGATCACCACACGCACAGCCGGCTTCAACACGGTTCCCATTTCGGCCGAGTTGATCACCGATGCCGGCCTGCTGCTGATGATCCTGCTGATGTTCATCGGCGCCAGCCCCGGTGGCACGGGCGGAGGCATCAAAACCACCACCTTCGCGATCCTGATGGGAGCTACCCGCTCCACGTTGGAAGGTCGCAGTGATGTGTTGATGCATCGCCGTCAGATTCCCGATGCAACGGTGCTGCGGGCGGTGGGAGTCACCCTCGCTTCGGTGCTGTTCGTGGTGCTGATGGCCTTGCTGCTGGGCATTGGTCCTACGGCCGGCGGAGTCACAGGGCACCAGAGTTTCAGCTTCCTCGAAAAGTTGTTCACTTGCGTGTCGGCCTTCGGCACCGTGGGGCTGGATCTGGGGGTGACGGCCAACCTCAATCGCTGGGGGCAACTGGTGCTGATGGTGGGGATGTTCGTGGGCCGGATCGGCATCCTTCTGCTGCTCTCTGCCCTCTACGGCAGTCGGCCGCAGCTACGCGTGGGCTATCCCAGGGAAGACCTCTACGTCTAGAAAAGGTTGGCTTGCAGGGGCAACCGTGAATCAGTGGTGGCAGTGGGGTGCCGATGGTGATGTTCGCCGTGGCGGGTTCGCGGTGATCGGTGTGGGGCGTTTCGGCTCCTCGGTGTGCTCGGAGTTGCTGCGTGCTGGAGCCGATGTGCTCGCCATCGATTCCAGCCAGCGGGCCATCGATGCCCTTCGCCAGAGGGATTCCTCGATCGAGTGCCGGGTGGTGGATTGCACCGATGAGGAGGCCCTGCGGGCGGCAGGGGTGCTTGATCTGGAAACCGTGGTGGTGGCGATGAGTGAGCCGATTGAGGCCAGCATCACCGCCACGTTGATTTGTAAAGACGCTCAGGGCACCCGTGTGAAGCAGGTGATCGCCCGCGCCACCAGCGATCTGCACATGAAAATGCTGCAGCGCGTCGGTGCCGATCGCGTCGTGTTCCCTTCCAAAATGATGGGGCAGCGCCTTGGCCTAGAGCTGGTGCGGCCCAACCTGCTCGAGCAACTGCGGCTCGACGATCGCAGCTGCATCGAGGAGATCAAGGTGCCGGGTTCCTTTGTGGGGCATTCCCTGCGGGATCTCAACCTGCGCAAGCACTACAACGTGAATGTTCTGGCCGCAGGGCCCGTGGGGCATCTGGATGTGAACCCTCCGGCTTCGCACGTGTTGGCCCCAGGTGAACTACTGGTGGTGATGGGTTCGGAGGAGGCGCTGCGCTCCCTGCCGGGCAGCTGAAACCTCCACGGCCTGTGGGTATTCCCACACCGCGGCTTTAAGGGATGTGCACAAGGGGTGTGCTGGGCGGCTAGCTGGCGCTAGCGAGGGTGGTGCACGGCAGGAGGCCGGCCATGGCATCGAGCATCGCCACAAGGTCTACAGCGGGGACGGATCTGCCCCCGCCCCTCAAAGAAAGCGGCCAGCGGGAGGTGTTTTGCGGGCTCACCTCGATCGTGTGGCTCCATCGCCGCATGCCCGATGCCTTTTTCCTGGTGGTGGGCTCCCGCACCTGTGCCCACCTGATCCAGAGCGCCGCCGGTGTGATGATCTTCGCTGAGCCCCGCTTTGGCACAGCGATCCTCGGGGAGCGGGATCTGGCTGGTCTGGCGGATGCCAACGAGGAGCTTGATCGCCTGGTGGATCAGCTGCTGCAGCGACGCCCCGAGATCCGCACCCTGTTTCTGGTGGGCAGCTGCCCCAGCGAGGTGATCAAGCTCGATCTGGCCAAGGCGGCTGAACGGCTCAACCGCCAGCACACCGGCCGCGTGATGGTGCTCAACTACAGCGGTAGTGGCATCGAAACCACCTTCACCCAGGGGGAAGATGGCGCCCTACAGGCACTGATCCCGCTGATGCCCAGCAGCGACCAGCAGCAGCTGTTGATCGCCGGCACCCTGGCCGATGCGGTAGAAGATCGCCTGGTCGGCCTGTTTCACAAGCTCGGCATCGACCGGGTGGCCAGCCTTCCGCCCCGCCGCTCCTCCGAGCTCCCCAGTGTGGGGCCCGGCACGAAGTTGCTTCTGGCGCAGCCGTTTCTGAGTGGTACGGCCAGGGCGCTGTTGGATCGCGGTGCTGAGCTGATCCGTGCTCCCTATCCCTTTGGTGTGGAGGGCAGCCGCGCCTGGATGGCCGCGGCTGCCGCGGCCTTTGATGTGGCGCCCGCGCGGATCGCCGAGGTGCTTGATCCGCTGGTGGAGCGGGGGCAGCGGGCTATGGCGCCACATCGCGAGGCGTTGGCGGGTAAGAAGCTCTTCCTGTTGCCAGATTCCCAGCTCGAGATTCCCTTGGCGCGCTTTCTGAGCCGCGAATGCGGCATGGAGCTGGTGGAGGTGGGTACTCCCTATCTCGATCGTCAGCTGATGGCTGAGGAGTTGGCGTTGCTGCCGCCTGGCACCCAGCTCAGCGAAGGCCAACACGTTGACAACCAGCTGCTGCGGGTGCGTCAGCAGCGCCCTGATCTGGTGGTGTGTGGCCTGGGCCTGGCCAATCCCCTTGAGGCTGAAGGCATGGCCACCAAGTGGTCGATCGAGCTGGTGTTCAGCCCCATCCACGGCATCGATCAGGCCTCTGATCTCGCTGAATTGTTTGCCCGCCCTCTGCGCCGCCGCGCTGCACTCTCTTTCGCCTGATGGAACTCACCCTCTGGACCTATGAAGGCCCCCCCCATGTGGGCGCCATGCGCATCGCAGCTTCGATGGAGGGCGTGCACTACGTGCTGCATGCCCCTCAGGGCGATACCTACGCCGATCTCCTGTTCACGATGATCGAGCGGCGCGACAAGCGCCCGCCTGTGACCTACACCACCTTTCAGGCCAGGGATCTCGGCGGTGATACGGCTGAGCTGGTGAAACGCTCCATCGCCGACGCCGTGGAGCGTTTCAAGCCAGAAGCCCTACTGGTGGGGGAGAGCTGCACTGCTGAGCTGATTCAGGACCAGCCGGGTGCCCTGGCGGCCGGGATGGGTTTCGGCGAGCTGCCGATCGTGAATCTCGAGCTGCCGGCCTACTCCAAAAAGGAGAACTGGGGTGCGGCCGAAACCTTCTACCAACTGGTTCGCAGCTTGCTCAAGCCGCAACTGCCAACACCGGGCGCGCCGAAGCCGGATCCAGCCCGCTGGCGCACCGAAGGCCGGCGGCCACGGGTGAATCTGCTGGGCCCCTCGCTGCTGGGTTTCCGCTGCCGCGATGACGTGCGTGAGATCTCGCAATTGCTGGCCAGCTACGGCATCGATGTGGCCGTCGTGGCTCCCTTGGGGGCACGCCCCGCTGACCTACAGCGCATTCCCACGGCTGACGCCAATGTGTGTTTGTATCCCGAGGTGGCGGGCACGCTGTGCAGTTGGCTCGAGCGTCAGTTCGGCATGGTTTGCGCGCGCACGGTGCCGATCGGTATCGGAGCCACCGTGCGCTTTTTGCGCGAGTTGCATGGGCTCTTGGATCTGGAGCTGCCAGCGGAGCTGCAGCCGGGCACGAATGAGGTGTGTGAGGCCGAATGCCGCTCACGCCTGCCCTGGTATTCGCGTTCGGTGGATTCCACCTATCTCACCGGCAAGCGGGTCTTTGTGTTTGGCGATGCCACCCATGCCATCGCTGCTGCCCGCATTGCCAGTCATGAACTCGGTTTTGAGGTGGTTGGCCTGGGCAGCTACAGCCGTGAGATGGCTCGGGAGGTGCGTGCCGCTGCCAGCGAACTTGGCCTGGAGGCGTTGATCAGTGACGACTACCTCGCCGTGGAGGCCGCCATCGCTCAGGCGGCTCCAGAGCTGGTGCTCGGTACGCAGATGGAGCGCCACAGCGCCAAGCGCCTCGGCATTCCCTGCGCCGTGATCAGCACGCCGTTGCACGTGCAGGATGTTCCGGCCCGCTACGCCCCTCAGATGGGCTGGGAGGGGGCGAACGTGATCTTTGATTCCTGGGTCCACCCGCTGATGATGGGCTTGGAGGAACACCTGATTGGGATGTTCCGCCATGACTTCGAATTCGTGGACGGCCACCGCAGCCATCTCGGCGATGGAGCAGCGGCAGGAGACAAACTGACCACGGAATCTCCGGCCGTGGACCTGACGTCTGCCACCGCTCTGGCGTGGAGTGCCGAGGGGGAAGCCGAACTGGCGAAGATTCCGTTTTTTGTGCGCGGCAAGGTGCGCAAGAACACAGAGGCCTTCGCCCGCGAGCAAGGCCTCGCGGTGATTGATAGCGAGGCGTTGTACGAGGCCAAGGCGCACTTCAGCCGCTGATGGCGGCTCCAGCCGATGGCAAGGCCGACCTTGCACCAGATCCTTGATGCGCTCAGCGGTGTGCGGCAGCTGGGTATCAACCCGAAGCTCACCCTCGCTCACTCGCCTCAAGCCGTTGATCACGAGCACAGGGATTTGGTGCATCGGTTTTTAGCCTGTGGAGCGTGCGATTGAGACTGATCGCTACAACAAGATGTTCCGCTTTGGTCGTTTGCAGCGAGACCATGGCGTGACTGTGGCCTTGGACAGTGATTGGCCCGCATTCAAGTGATCCGCTTCCACCGATGCAGGATCTGTTCACACTCGATGGTGCTCTAGAGGCTTATCCCGTTGCCGGTGCGCGCCAGCTGGGCATCGAATGCATGACGGGCTCGATCAAGGTGGGCATGAGGGCTGATCTCTGTGTGTTTGATCAAGGCATCACCCGTCTCGCCAGCGATCAGATCTACAGCGCAGCCTGCGAGCTCACCTTGATGGACGGCGAGGGTCGTCCTGATGCTCGTAGAACGAATTAGGTTGATTAACCTTTGAGCGTTCTCAACGTTTCTGAGTGGGCATTAGGCTAAGTATTTATACTTATCGCTAGTGTGATTCTGTGTGGGGATCAGCACGGTTTCTGCTCTGATGTTTCGCTTTGCACGAATCACTGTTGCGATTTGACCTCGCAG
Coding sequences:
- a CDS encoding SLC13 family permease, which gives rise to MADLLSAVLQPGALITLLVLAGSVVLFVSGWLAPELTGLLAAALLMASGVLTPAEAVAGFGSPALITLMGLFAISAGLFRSGGLDRLRALIGSDAVRSPKRMIAVMVAAVGPVSAFVPNTPIVASLLPVMEGWCQRRGVSPSKVLLPLSFATVLGGTLTLLGSSVNLLASEVSSKLGYGSFGLFSFTPIGIAVWLVGGAVMLLLADRLLPDRGSDDDDLIASLASSGYLTEVQIPFGSELIGQSLHASRLQRRFDVDVLELHRGSERFLPPLADRTLALSDRLLLRCSREDLLRLQQDHTVVLAPTSEEPIGPDRQNNQRMVEVLLPAGSTLAGDCLRDLRFRQRYNLTVLALRRGNAVLRERLGRAQLREGDVLLLQGPKDAIRGLQANNDLVVLEQLEKDLPTVSRKRVALLIGGLVILLPSFNLIPLVASVLLGTVAMVASGCLRPGELQRAIRLDVILLLGSLACFSQALEKTGLAASLAQGLLLGLQNWPIYAALLVVFLFTTLLTEVMSNAATVAMLIPIAGQLAQGLDQPPMAFIYAVLFGASQSFLSPVGYQTNLMVFGPGRYRFLDIPRYGFPLTITMTVVVPFLICRWFGL
- a CDS encoding DUF2062 domain-containing protein — its product is MLWLWHHEGSHGQRARGLAAGVFMGCFPFFGLQILLGVALASLVRGNHILAAAGTWISNPLTYVPLYWFNYQLGCALLGPGPVMPSLQQLRQVPVWELGLAMGGRLMLGSAVVGLVSAALLGGGYWLLLEHRQGRAHS
- a CDS encoding CNNM domain-containing protein, which produces MNPIVVLLAMAALILVGSALASSTEAAMLTVNPIQVHTLVQQRVPGSRALERIKARPGRALALLVVINNLFNISGSMLLGSQADHTFEQLPGGKAGLLLFNIGFTVAVILLAEILPKAIGNSFAMPIALTASRVLLLMERLSLPLLLLLEKLMPAITAEADLTTNEREIHLMARLGSQQGQIEADEAAMIGKVFALNDLTARDLMVSRVATPSLPGTASLESMREEIVQAPEDAWWVVLGEEVDEVLGVQSREEALCELLKGGSQRLVCELCDPPQYVPEMIRADRLLTTFRRGDRSSVRVVVDEFGAFVGLVSAADILGVLAGWKRLPSEAQL
- a CDS encoding TrkH family potassium uptake protein; translated protein: MNSSPSNPVQTVQRWRHQLTVPQFTVVTGLLVIVVGTFVMASPLCSRESVGLWQALFTVTSAITVTGLSVISVGSDLTPFGQVVLAALIVTGGLGLMAITTFLQGFVQGRSGLRHRLDKGRALDEFGVGGIGPTFNSILITATCVMGLGAVALYAFGFNDIEQPSQRLWASVFHAISAYNNAGFSLWDNSLTDYRDNAVVNGVIASMIVIGGIGWRVINDLWANRLHLRKLRRLSLHTRLVMRSTVFLIAGGAVGLMITEHFGYRASLMGQMGLWQKLQITVFQSITTRTAGFNTVPISAELITDAGLLLMILLMFIGASPGGTGGGIKTTTFAILMGATRSTLEGRSDVLMHRRQIPDATVLRAVGVTLASVLFVVLMALLLGIGPTAGGVTGHQSFSFLEKLFTCVSAFGTVGLDLGVTANLNRWGQLVLMVGMFVGRIGILLLLSALYGSRPQLRVGYPREDLYV
- a CDS encoding TrkA family potassium uptake protein; amino-acid sequence: MNQWWQWGADGDVRRGGFAVIGVGRFGSSVCSELLRAGADVLAIDSSQRAIDALRQRDSSIECRVVDCTDEEALRAAGVLDLETVVVAMSEPIEASITATLICKDAQGTRVKQVIARATSDLHMKMLQRVGADRVVFPSKMMGQRLGLELVRPNLLEQLRLDDRSCIEEIKVPGSFVGHSLRDLNLRKHYNVNVLAAGPVGHLDVNPPASHVLAPGELLVVMGSEEALRSLPGS
- a CDS encoding ferredoxin:protochlorophyllide reductase (ATP-dependent) subunit N, whose translation is MASSIATRSTAGTDLPPPLKESGQREVFCGLTSIVWLHRRMPDAFFLVVGSRTCAHLIQSAAGVMIFAEPRFGTAILGERDLAGLADANEELDRLVDQLLQRRPEIRTLFLVGSCPSEVIKLDLAKAAERLNRQHTGRVMVLNYSGSGIETTFTQGEDGALQALIPLMPSSDQQQLLIAGTLADAVEDRLVGLFHKLGIDRVASLPPRRSSELPSVGPGTKLLLAQPFLSGTARALLDRGAELIRAPYPFGVEGSRAWMAAAAAAFDVAPARIAEVLDPLVERGQRAMAPHREALAGKKLFLLPDSQLEIPLARFLSRECGMELVEVGTPYLDRQLMAEELALLPPGTQLSEGQHVDNQLLRVRQQRPDLVVCGLGLANPLEAEGMATKWSIELVFSPIHGIDQASDLAELFARPLRRRAALSFA
- a CDS encoding ferredoxin:protochlorophyllide reductase (ATP-dependent) subunit B translates to MELTLWTYEGPPHVGAMRIAASMEGVHYVLHAPQGDTYADLLFTMIERRDKRPPVTYTTFQARDLGGDTAELVKRSIADAVERFKPEALLVGESCTAELIQDQPGALAAGMGFGELPIVNLELPAYSKKENWGAAETFYQLVRSLLKPQLPTPGAPKPDPARWRTEGRRPRVNLLGPSLLGFRCRDDVREISQLLASYGIDVAVVAPLGARPADLQRIPTADANVCLYPEVAGTLCSWLERQFGMVCARTVPIGIGATVRFLRELHGLLDLELPAELQPGTNEVCEAECRSRLPWYSRSVDSTYLTGKRVFVFGDATHAIAAARIASHELGFEVVGLGSYSREMAREVRAAASELGLEALISDDYLAVEAAIAQAAPELVLGTQMERHSAKRLGIPCAVISTPLHVQDVPARYAPQMGWEGANVIFDSWVHPLMMGLEEHLIGMFRHDFEFVDGHRSHLGDGAAAGDKLTTESPAVDLTSATALAWSAEGEAELAKIPFFVRGKVRKNTEAFAREQGLAVIDSEALYEAKAHFSR
- a CDS encoding amidohydrolase family protein, encoding MQDLFTLDGALEAYPVAGARQLGIECMTGSIKVGMRADLCVFDQGITRLASDQIYSAACELTLMDGEGRPDARRTN